A stretch of the Polynucleobacter tropicus genome encodes the following:
- the fnr gene encoding fumarate/nitrate reduction transcriptional regulator Fnr yields the protein MNYKPTDTPTSKCSVCVLGQFCLPVGLSSSDVSKIDTLVKERVHLQKGESLYRHGDPLSSVYSVRFGTLKTEYCLQDGRQQVIGFHLPGEILGLDGIGDGHYQSDAIALEESDVCIIRYEAFEDLARQIPVLQNQFHRIMSRELTQDQRHLLSLGTMRAEERLAAFLLSLSQRLAARGYMNNEFDLRMSRVDIGSYLGIQIETVSRMLSRFAESGLIQIKQRHIKLIDMNGLYELAGIPNPDRTVCVSPDIPVKQG from the coding sequence ATGAATTACAAGCCTACCGATACCCCTACCAGCAAATGCTCGGTTTGCGTTTTGGGGCAATTTTGCCTTCCGGTTGGCTTAAGCTCTAGCGATGTATCCAAAATTGATACCCTGGTAAAAGAGCGGGTGCATTTACAAAAGGGCGAAAGTCTTTATCGCCACGGAGATCCATTAAGTTCTGTATACAGCGTGCGGTTTGGCACCCTCAAAACTGAGTACTGCCTTCAAGATGGCCGACAGCAAGTCATTGGCTTTCATCTTCCCGGTGAAATTCTTGGTCTAGATGGCATTGGGGATGGTCACTATCAATCTGACGCGATTGCCCTAGAGGAGAGTGACGTATGCATTATTCGTTACGAAGCCTTTGAAGATCTTGCAAGACAAATCCCGGTTCTACAAAATCAGTTTCATCGAATTATGAGTCGCGAGCTCACTCAAGATCAGCGCCACCTTCTCTCTCTTGGCACAATGCGCGCAGAAGAGCGATTGGCAGCATTCTTATTAAGCCTCTCACAACGCTTAGCAGCGCGCGGCTACATGAACAACGAATTCGATCTACGCATGAGTCGCGTGGATATCGGTAGCTACCTAGGTATTCAGATTGAGACTGTCAGTCGCATGCTCTCAAGATTTGCCGAATCAGGCCTGATTCAAATTAAACAACGTCATATCAAACTCATTGATATGAATGGCCTCTATGAATTGGCGGGCATACCAAATCCCGATAGAACTGTCTGTGTAAGCCCTGATATCCCTGTAAAACAGGGATAA
- the ccoP gene encoding cytochrome-c oxidase, cbb3-type subunit III, whose translation MSDFLSSGWSTYIALVALVGIVWCVWLLFSQRKAKVVHTPDGAVADTGHVWDGDLRELNNPLPRWWMWMFLISCIFALVYLALYPGLGSYPGILGYSTDGALMKSMTTANDELKPVYAKYVKMDIAQIAADPQAREMGQRLFLNSCAQCHGSDAGGSKGFPNLTDGDWLYGGSPENIKTTITNGRGGVMPPFPQLDSKQIVDVANYVRSLSGLPADDLKAARGAEVFKANCAACHGPDGKGNIALGAPNLTDKTWLYGGSEATIVETVTKGRMAQMPAQDKVLSPEKIQLLTAYVWGLSNNKQAPASK comes from the coding sequence ATGAGCGACTTTCTTAGTAGCGGTTGGAGTACCTATATTGCTCTAGTGGCATTAGTTGGGATTGTTTGGTGTGTATGGCTCTTGTTTTCACAAAGGAAGGCGAAGGTAGTTCATACCCCAGATGGAGCTGTCGCCGATACAGGTCACGTTTGGGATGGCGACTTACGTGAATTGAATAATCCACTCCCACGCTGGTGGATGTGGATGTTCTTGATTTCCTGCATATTCGCATTAGTTTATTTAGCTCTTTATCCAGGATTGGGTTCCTATCCGGGTATTTTGGGCTATAGCACTGATGGTGCATTGATGAAGTCGATGACTACAGCCAACGATGAGTTAAAGCCAGTCTACGCAAAATACGTGAAGATGGATATTGCGCAAATCGCAGCTGATCCTCAGGCTCGTGAAATGGGTCAACGTTTGTTCTTGAATTCTTGCGCACAATGTCACGGCTCTGATGCTGGTGGCTCTAAAGGGTTCCCGAATTTGACCGATGGCGACTGGTTATATGGCGGCTCACCAGAAAACATCAAAACAACTATTACCAATGGTCGTGGTGGTGTGATGCCTCCATTCCCACAGTTAGACAGCAAGCAAATTGTGGACGTAGCAAATTATGTTCGTAGCTTGTCTGGCTTGCCAGCTGATGATCTCAAGGCAGCCCGTGGTGCAGAAGTATTTAAAGCAAACTGCGCGGCATGTCACGGCCCAGATGGGAAAGGCAATATTGCTTTAGGCGCGCCTAATTTAACGGATAAAACTTGGTTGTATGGTGGTTCTGAGGCGACTATTGTTGAGACTGTTACAAAAGGTCGTATGGCACAAATGCCTGCCCAGGATAAAGTATTAAGTCCTGAGAAGATTCAGTTGCTAACAGCTTATGTATGGGGCTTATCAAATAATAAGCAAGCACCTGCAAGTAAGTAA
- a CDS encoding heavy metal translocating P-type ATPase, translated as MMNSNHSFTCYHCSSSILPSDLIEAELAGVQRQFCCAGCMAIAQTIHGEGLEVFYARRAQSSEKPTAYLASNEIPENLKPYDDPSLGARFTRPYGEVGDLETTLRLEKIRCAACVWLCEQHLRRIAGVKDVQINYVTQKVIVRYSPENSSLARLLFEIERIGYEAWPFEPSLSAERSKKERRQLLTRLGVAMLGMMQVMMYAWPSYVGADITPEFEVLLGWTSWALTVPVMVYSAGPIFQAAWRSVRTFKQTHMLGMDVPIALALFLAFTAGTINLIKGSGQSYFDSITMFVAFILAARYVELLARQDAQGGAEALAKQLPATCGRLGNYPESKTVAVVPVVNCSAGDYLRVSPGEVLPADGILIESPSSLDESLLTGESKPVDKGIGDRVYAGTHNILNPLIMRIDAIGQSTRIAGIASLLDQALLAKPVMVGLAEKWTAYFVGFLLLSAFVSATIWLYFDPSQAWTVLVSVLVASCPCALSLAVPTALAAAQGAVTKLGLLIVRGHVLEGLSKASDLVLDKTGTLTMGQPELKEIAILRSGFLKRDALSIAAALEAGQKHPLALSILRAAELENVTPIKLSEQVNNLLGKGLSSGSYRLGSSDWLGLQQGVMNSSDGQYGQVHLADEQGIIASFVFLDTPRPGLENLLQAVKRKNIRVHLVSGDNAHTVAWWAKLVGIESYRGACTPEDKFDYIDRLQQEGCFVWAIGDGVNDAPLLARADVSVAVGAGAPLAAAGADAILTANSLEPLAKALTLADKTQAIIKQNLLWALIYNVLAIPAAMLGLVNPWIAGIGMSLSSLAVTLNAWRLRKA; from the coding sequence ATGATGAATAGCAATCATTCATTCACTTGCTATCACTGTTCAAGCAGCATCTTACCTAGTGATCTTATTGAAGCCGAGTTGGCTGGTGTACAGCGTCAATTTTGTTGTGCGGGCTGCATGGCGATTGCGCAGACGATCCATGGCGAAGGTCTTGAAGTGTTTTATGCGCGACGAGCACAGTCTAGCGAAAAGCCCACAGCCTATCTTGCCAGCAATGAGATTCCTGAAAATCTAAAGCCTTACGATGATCCATCATTGGGCGCGCGTTTTACTCGACCTTACGGCGAGGTAGGCGATTTAGAGACAACTTTGCGCCTAGAGAAGATCCGTTGCGCTGCATGTGTATGGTTGTGTGAGCAGCATCTTAGAAGAATCGCTGGCGTGAAAGATGTGCAGATCAATTACGTAACGCAGAAAGTCATTGTGCGTTACTCGCCTGAAAATTCTAGTCTTGCTCGTTTGTTATTTGAGATTGAGCGCATTGGTTACGAAGCTTGGCCTTTTGAGCCCTCGCTTTCTGCCGAGAGGTCCAAGAAGGAGCGTCGCCAATTATTAACTCGGCTTGGTGTGGCGATGTTAGGCATGATGCAAGTCATGATGTATGCATGGCCAAGCTATGTAGGCGCCGACATCACTCCCGAGTTTGAGGTCTTGCTGGGCTGGACAAGCTGGGCCTTAACAGTGCCGGTGATGGTATATTCAGCTGGCCCTATTTTTCAAGCTGCATGGCGTAGCGTGCGTACATTTAAACAAACCCATATGTTGGGTATGGATGTACCAATTGCCCTGGCATTATTTCTCGCATTTACTGCTGGCACGATTAATCTCATCAAAGGATCGGGCCAGAGTTACTTTGATTCAATCACCATGTTTGTCGCATTTATTTTGGCGGCTCGTTATGTAGAGCTATTAGCAAGACAGGATGCACAAGGTGGTGCGGAAGCATTAGCAAAACAACTTCCAGCAACATGTGGGCGATTGGGTAATTACCCAGAGTCAAAAACAGTTGCTGTTGTGCCTGTGGTTAATTGCAGCGCTGGCGATTACTTGCGTGTTTCGCCAGGAGAGGTGCTTCCTGCCGATGGCATATTGATTGAAAGCCCCAGCTCCTTAGATGAGTCCTTGCTAACTGGCGAGTCCAAGCCGGTCGATAAAGGAATTGGTGATCGTGTTTATGCGGGAACTCACAACATTCTCAACCCTTTGATTATGCGAATTGATGCGATAGGGCAGTCAACCCGTATCGCTGGTATTGCCTCTTTGTTAGATCAAGCGCTGCTTGCCAAGCCAGTGATGGTTGGCTTAGCTGAAAAATGGACGGCTTACTTTGTTGGGTTTCTTTTGCTTAGTGCATTTGTTTCTGCGACGATTTGGTTGTACTTTGATCCGAGTCAGGCGTGGACAGTATTGGTATCGGTTTTGGTAGCAAGTTGTCCATGTGCTCTTTCACTGGCTGTACCAACTGCGCTTGCTGCAGCCCAAGGTGCCGTTACAAAATTAGGCTTATTGATTGTGCGTGGTCATGTGCTCGAAGGTTTATCTAAAGCAAGTGATTTGGTTTTAGATAAAACCGGTACGCTTACTATGGGGCAGCCTGAGCTTAAGGAGATTGCGATATTGCGCTCAGGATTTCTTAAGCGTGATGCTTTATCAATTGCGGCAGCTCTAGAGGCTGGACAAAAGCATCCACTGGCTTTATCGATATTGCGAGCTGCTGAATTAGAAAACGTAACTCCAATTAAGCTATCTGAGCAAGTAAATAATCTGCTTGGCAAAGGCCTGAGTTCTGGCTCGTATCGCCTTGGAAGTTCGGATTGGCTAGGCTTGCAGCAGGGTGTAATGAATTCATCTGATGGGCAATATGGTCAAGTGCATCTAGCGGATGAACAAGGAATCATTGCCAGCTTTGTTTTCTTAGATACACCAAGACCTGGTTTAGAAAATCTATTACAGGCAGTTAAGAGAAAAAATATTCGAGTGCATTTGGTGTCTGGTGATAATGCACATACAGTTGCTTGGTGGGCAAAGTTAGTCGGAATTGAAAGTTATCGTGGTGCTTGTACGCCCGAAGATAAATTTGATTACATAGATCGCTTGCAACAAGAGGGGTGCTTTGTATGGGCAATTGGAGATGGTGTAAATGATGCGCCTTTACTGGCGCGCGCTGATGTTTCAGTTGCGGTAGGCGCAGGTGCACCACTTGCTGCCGCTGGTGCCGATGCCATATTGACGGCAAACTCTTTAGAGCCCCTAGCTAAAGCCCTGACATTAGCCGACAAAACTCAAGCAATCATCAAGCAAAATTTGTTGTGGGCATTGATATATAACGTATTGGCAATACCAGCCGCGATGCTGGGTTTGGTAAATCCATGGATAGCGGGAATAGGAATGTCTTTATCTTCGCTGGCAGTCACATTAAATGCCTGGCGATTGAGAAAGGCATAG
- a CDS encoding MFS transporter gives MRFRSVGYTPFMLMAQTCALLGFACYAVVLAPLQEEWHLSNLQSGLIASAFFFGYMLAVPLATALTDRVDARKVYLVGGISATSGLLGMALLANNFWTALLFMSINGAGLAGTYMPGLKILSDRIQSGELTRHIAFYTAFFGIGTGFSYLCSGWILSALGWHYVFGIIALGPFAAFLIVLFCIPPLAHEKWKGPIRIRLHDIFPVDKWKLVLMDKKASGFIFGYTAHSLELFASRSWIVAFFAFCAAASGESFFLTATTLAGVINFFGVPSSILGNEIALRVGRQKWVCIVMLTSAIMGITLASSTGHSWWLIVALAIGHAIFIMADSSTLTAGLVISAQENIKGAAMGLHSLMGFGGGLMGPAIFGFVLDVAGSRSSSIAWIWAYAAVVIWGVLFVIYERRSGWVDKVNS, from the coding sequence AGTCCTAGCCCCCTTGCAGGAAGAGTGGCATTTATCTAATCTCCAGTCCGGCCTAATTGCGAGTGCTTTTTTCTTTGGTTATATGTTGGCGGTGCCTTTGGCGACAGCGCTCACTGACCGTGTCGATGCCCGTAAAGTTTATTTAGTAGGGGGGATTTCCGCTACTTCTGGCTTATTGGGAATGGCCCTATTGGCAAACAATTTTTGGACAGCTCTGTTGTTTATGTCTATTAATGGCGCTGGGCTTGCAGGTACCTATATGCCGGGACTCAAAATATTGTCCGACCGCATTCAATCAGGAGAGTTGACAAGGCACATTGCTTTTTACACGGCATTCTTTGGTATTGGCACTGGCTTTTCTTATTTATGTTCGGGTTGGATCTTGAGTGCCTTGGGTTGGCATTATGTATTTGGAATCATTGCGCTTGGACCTTTCGCGGCATTTTTAATTGTGCTCTTCTGTATTCCTCCGCTGGCCCATGAAAAATGGAAGGGTCCAATTCGAATTCGCTTGCATGACATATTTCCTGTAGATAAATGGAAATTAGTCTTGATGGATAAAAAAGCATCAGGATTTATTTTTGGTTACACCGCGCACTCTTTGGAGTTATTCGCCTCTAGAAGTTGGATTGTGGCGTTCTTTGCATTTTGCGCTGCCGCTTCCGGGGAAAGCTTCTTTTTAACCGCAACCACATTAGCTGGAGTGATTAATTTCTTTGGGGTGCCTTCATCCATTCTTGGTAATGAAATCGCTTTGCGAGTAGGGCGACAAAAGTGGGTTTGCATCGTGATGTTGACCAGCGCCATCATGGGAATTACTTTGGCCTCTTCGACTGGGCACTCGTGGTGGTTGATTGTTGCGCTTGCGATTGGTCACGCCATTTTTATCATGGCAGACTCTTCAACCTTAACTGCTGGTCTAGTGATTAGCGCTCAAGAAAATATTAAGGGTGCTGCGATGGGTCTGCATTCATTAATGGGATTTGGTGGCGGCTTAATGGGGCCAGCTATTTTTGGTTTCGTATTAGATGTTGCTGGTTCACGCTCTTCTTCGATTGCGTGGATTTGGGCATACGCAGCCGTTGTCATTTGGGGTGTTTTATTTGTAATCTATGAACGCCGCAGCGGTTGGGTTGATAAAGTGAATTCATGA
- the ccoG gene encoding cytochrome c oxidase accessory protein CcoG yields MSENSPGGKPVPIEVIEESLYEVRRKIYPRSVSGLFARWRFILVFATQLLFYGLPWLSWNGRQAVLFDLIQRKFYIFGLVLWPQDVIYLTLLLILSALALFLFTAVAGRLFCGYACPQTVYTEIFMWIERKVEGDRFARIRLDGEEWPWSFRKWRLKITKHFLWLLIAFWTGFTFIGYFTPIETLGAAILHLSLGPWQTFWLCFYSFATWGNAGFMREQVCKYMCPYARFQSVMVDKDTFLVTYDKVRGEPRGSRSKSADHAALGLGDCVDCSICVQVCPTGIDIRDGLQYMCIGCGACIDACDQVMEKVNYPKGLIRYTTERAMLDKETNQSAIKHIFRPRVIFYTAFITLLTSAFLFSLATRNPLRVDVMRDRGALAREVEGVRIENIYRIQIMNASENPMKVQMKATGLNDLKILNSQGQEVTEVNVGPASNQLIPVKVSTNIGQNDSGNYPIHFDVTAQEQAGNEIITRTRNEKSSFIIPR; encoded by the coding sequence GTGTCAGAGAATTCGCCGGGTGGAAAGCCCGTTCCGATAGAAGTAATAGAGGAATCTCTTTACGAGGTCCGGCGAAAGATTTACCCACGATCCGTCTCAGGCTTGTTTGCCCGCTGGCGTTTCATCCTCGTATTTGCCACCCAACTCCTCTTTTATGGTCTACCTTGGCTGAGTTGGAATGGTCGTCAAGCGGTTCTCTTCGATTTAATTCAGCGTAAGTTTTACATCTTCGGTTTGGTTTTATGGCCGCAGGATGTGATTTATCTCACACTACTTTTAATTCTTTCTGCTTTAGCGTTATTCCTGTTTACTGCGGTAGCAGGTCGTTTATTTTGCGGATACGCATGTCCACAGACGGTGTACACAGAGATCTTCATGTGGATCGAGCGCAAGGTAGAGGGTGATCGTTTTGCGCGTATTCGTTTAGACGGCGAAGAGTGGCCATGGAGTTTCAGAAAGTGGCGCCTGAAGATCACCAAGCACTTCCTTTGGTTATTGATTGCGTTCTGGACTGGTTTTACCTTTATCGGTTACTTCACTCCGATTGAAACCTTGGGTGCTGCTATTTTGCATTTGTCTCTTGGTCCGTGGCAGACATTCTGGCTATGCTTCTATAGCTTTGCAACTTGGGGTAATGCAGGCTTCATGCGCGAGCAGGTTTGCAAATACATGTGCCCTTATGCACGCTTCCAAAGTGTGATGGTTGATAAAGATACATTCTTGGTGACCTATGACAAAGTCCGTGGCGAGCCTCGTGGTAGTCGTAGCAAGTCTGCCGACCATGCCGCTTTAGGCTTGGGTGACTGTGTTGACTGCAGTATTTGCGTGCAAGTATGTCCAACGGGAATTGATATTCGTGATGGATTGCAATACATGTGCATCGGTTGTGGTGCCTGTATTGATGCATGCGATCAAGTAATGGAGAAGGTTAATTATCCAAAAGGCCTAATTCGCTACACCACCGAGAGAGCGATGTTGGATAAAGAGACCAACCAAAGCGCCATCAAACATATATTCCGCCCGAGAGTGATTTTCTATACCGCATTCATTACGCTATTGACTTCCGCATTCCTATTTTCATTAGCCACTAGAAATCCTCTTCGTGTGGATGTCATGCGCGATCGTGGTGCCTTAGCGCGTGAGGTGGAGGGTGTTCGCATTGAGAATATTTATCGTATTCAAATCATGAATGCATCTGAAAATCCTATGAAGGTGCAGATGAAGGCGACTGGTCTAAATGATTTGAAGATTTTGAATTCTCAGGGTCAAGAGGTAACTGAGGTCAATGTTGGGCCCGCAAGCAATCAGTTGATACCGGTTAAAGTAAGTACCAATATTGGTCAAAATGACTCTGGAAACTACCCAATTCATTTTGATGTAACGGCACAAGAGCAGGCTGGCAATGAGATCATTACCAGAACTCGTAATGAAAAATCCAGCTTTATCATTCCTCGTTAA
- a CDS encoding FixH family protein translates to MTEQQISKPWWKQLWPWLLISGPAVAMIGCIITIWLAVNMHADKPLRDGVMKQGLKVEQLKDAQAHK, encoded by the coding sequence ATGACCGAACAGCAAATTAGCAAGCCCTGGTGGAAGCAGTTGTGGCCTTGGCTCTTAATTAGTGGCCCTGCAGTTGCGATGATTGGTTGCATCATTACAATTTGGCTTGCGGTCAATATGCATGCTGATAAACCTTTGCGTGATGGAGTAATGAAGCAAGGTTTAAAAGTTGAACAACTTAAAGACGCGCAGGCTCACAAATGA
- the ccoO gene encoding cytochrome-c oxidase, cbb3-type subunit II: MSSENKFFSHGTLEKNVGWLIIATIVVVSIAGLVQIVPLFFQHSTTEPSPGVVPYSALRLAGRDIYQREGCVGCHSQQIRTLRSEVERYGPYSLAGESVFDHPFLWGSKRTGPDLARVGGRYSDAWHQIHLNNPRDVVPESNMPAYPWLSKNAANAGTIQSHMTAMRRLGVPYTDEDIANAPKELEGKTELDALVAYLQGLGVSRRYIIVDEVTSK; encoded by the coding sequence ATGTCTAGTGAAAATAAATTCTTTTCCCATGGCACGCTTGAGAAAAACGTTGGCTGGTTGATTATCGCTACGATTGTGGTTGTTTCAATTGCAGGCTTAGTACAAATTGTTCCATTATTTTTCCAGCACTCCACTACAGAGCCTAGCCCTGGGGTGGTGCCGTACTCTGCATTGCGTTTAGCGGGTCGTGACATTTATCAGCGTGAAGGGTGTGTTGGATGTCATTCGCAGCAGATTCGTACTTTGCGTTCTGAAGTTGAGCGTTATGGCCCATATTCGCTAGCTGGTGAATCTGTTTTTGATCACCCTTTCCTTTGGGGAAGTAAGCGAACTGGTCCAGACTTGGCGCGTGTAGGCGGTCGATATTCCGATGCTTGGCATCAAATTCACTTGAACAATCCACGAGATGTAGTGCCGGAATCAAACATGCCCGCATATCCTTGGTTGTCAAAAAATGCTGCTAACGCTGGCACCATTCAATCTCATATGACAGCAATGCGCCGTCTAGGTGTTCCATATACCGATGAGGATATTGCTAATGCGCCAAAAGAGTTAGAAGGCAAGACTGAGCTTGATGCTTTGGTTGCCTATCTTCAGGGCCTTGGAGTTTCACGTCGTTACATCATTGTTGATGAAGTAACTAGTAAGTAA
- a CDS encoding sulfite exporter TauE/SafE family protein gives MLTASLLTAIFLGSLVSGWHCALMCGGIAAAIERPVASQVPLRAKSQLIYDQLIMHLGRISTYVLLGALAAWIGVVVWQQNILPIQRTLFVLTSILLFVMGVRLLNSGGSSVRIGGKWLGAQIANYWAKYLGRFANGPSRWFSGMLWGLVPCGLVYGVLPLAFLSGDVLTGATIMFVFGLGTLPNLLLISKFSAALTQFGQYAWVRYFAASLLFTGAGFGLYRAWTLPEALLKGGFCLS, from the coding sequence ATGCTAACCGCTAGCTTATTGACCGCTATTTTTTTGGGTTCGCTTGTCAGTGGCTGGCATTGTGCATTGATGTGTGGCGGCATTGCCGCCGCAATTGAGCGTCCTGTAGCCTCTCAGGTGCCCTTGCGTGCTAAATCCCAGTTGATATATGACCAGCTGATCATGCATTTGGGGCGAATCAGCACTTATGTTTTATTGGGTGCTCTCGCTGCATGGATTGGGGTGGTTGTTTGGCAACAAAACATATTGCCCATTCAGCGCACCTTATTTGTACTGACTTCCATCCTATTATTTGTAATGGGAGTGCGCTTGCTCAACTCAGGTGGTTCTAGTGTGCGGATTGGTGGTAAATGGCTCGGTGCTCAAATCGCCAATTATTGGGCTAAATATCTTGGACGTTTTGCTAACGGGCCGTCTCGCTGGTTTAGTGGAATGTTATGGGGGCTAGTGCCTTGCGGTTTGGTTTACGGGGTCTTGCCATTAGCTTTTTTGTCTGGTGATGTATTGACGGGCGCAACCATCATGTTTGTTTTTGGCTTAGGAACTTTGCCAAACCTATTATTGATTTCCAAGTTCTCTGCAGCATTAACCCAGTTTGGACAATACGCATGGGTACGATATTTTGCTGCTTCCTTGCTATTTACTGGCGCTGGTTTTGGTTTGTATCGGGCATGGACTTTGCCTGAGGCATTACTTAAAGGGGGCTTTTGCCTGTCCTAA
- the ccoN gene encoding cytochrome-c oxidase, cbb3-type subunit I: protein MGLAVGSNQDTFNYRVVSQFAIVTVLWGIVGMLVGVILAAQLIWPEITFNIPWLSYGRLRPLHTNAVIFAFGGSALFATSYYIVQRTCQARLFSDKLAAFTFWGWQLVIVGAAITLPLGISTSKEYAELEWPLDLLITVVWVAYAIVFFGTIMKRKTKHIYVSNWFFGAYILTIAILHIFNNIEMPASLWKSYSAYAGVQDAMVQWWYGHNAVGFFLTTSFLGMMYYFIPKQAERPIYSYRLSIVHFWALNFTYMWAGPHHLQHTALPDWTQSLGMVFSLILLAPSWGGMINGIMTLSGAWHKLRRDPILKFLVVALSFYGMSTFEGSMMSIKTVNSLSHYTDWTIGHVHSGALGWVAMITIGSLYYLIPRLVGQKDMYSTKLIELHFWIATIGVVIYIAAMWIAGVMQGLMWRAFEPDGTLTYSFVESVKATYPFYVIRLLGGLCYLTGMLLMAYNVFKTVQGKKFVNAPIPTAIVAH, encoded by the coding sequence ATGGGACTAGCCGTGGGGAGCAATCAAGATACCTTCAATTACAGAGTAGTTAGTCAGTTCGCCATTGTTACTGTCCTATGGGGAATTGTTGGTATGCTCGTGGGCGTAATACTGGCTGCGCAATTGATTTGGCCTGAAATTACATTCAACATTCCTTGGTTAAGCTATGGCCGCTTGCGCCCATTGCATACCAACGCTGTGATTTTTGCTTTTGGCGGTTCAGCGCTTTTTGCAACCTCCTATTACATTGTTCAGCGCACTTGTCAGGCTCGTTTATTTAGCGATAAGTTAGCCGCATTCACTTTCTGGGGTTGGCAGCTGGTCATTGTTGGCGCAGCGATTACTTTGCCATTGGGAATTTCTACATCGAAAGAATATGCAGAGCTCGAGTGGCCGCTTGATTTGCTGATAACTGTAGTGTGGGTTGCTTATGCAATTGTCTTCTTTGGCACCATAATGAAAAGGAAGACTAAACATATTTATGTTTCTAATTGGTTCTTTGGTGCATACATCCTCACTATTGCAATCCTCCATATCTTTAATAATATTGAGATGCCTGCAAGCCTATGGAAGTCTTACTCAGCGTATGCGGGCGTACAAGACGCAATGGTTCAATGGTGGTATGGTCATAACGCAGTAGGATTCTTCTTAACTACCAGCTTCTTGGGCATGATGTATTACTTCATTCCGAAGCAAGCAGAACGTCCAATCTACTCATATCGTTTGTCAATCGTTCACTTCTGGGCATTGAACTTCACTTATATGTGGGCAGGTCCTCACCACTTGCAACACACTGCCTTGCCTGACTGGACTCAATCTTTGGGTATGGTGTTCTCTCTAATCTTGTTGGCACCTTCATGGGGCGGCATGATCAACGGCATCATGACTTTATCTGGCGCATGGCATAAATTGCGTCGTGATCCAATCTTGAAGTTCTTGGTAGTTGCTTTGTCCTTTTACGGTATGTCTACCTTCGAGGGCTCCATGATGTCTATCAAGACAGTGAATAGCTTGTCTCACTATACAGACTGGACTATTGGCCACGTACACTCTGGCGCTCTAGGCTGGGTTGCAATGATCACCATTGGTTCTTTGTACTATCTCATCCCACGTTTGGTTGGTCAGAAAGATATGTACAGTACAAAATTGATCGAGTTACATTTTTGGATTGCCACGATTGGTGTTGTGATCTATATCGCTGCTATGTGGATTGCAGGTGTAATGCAAGGATTGATGTGGAGGGCCTTCGAGCCAGATGGCACTCTAACTTATAGCTTTGTTGAGTCGGTAAAAGCGACTTACCCCTTCTACGTCATTCGTTTGCTTGGTGGATTGTGTTACCTAACCGGCATGTTACTTATGGCTTACAACGTATTTAAAACCGTGCAGGGCAAAAAATTTGTGAATGCACCAATTCCAACAGCAATAGTTGCCCACTAA
- the ccoS gene encoding cbb3-type cytochrome oxidase assembly protein CcoS, which translates to MESLYLLIPISLGLLVLIVWFLNWSIKSGQFDDLDGPGEAILMDDDAPNLDKVSEHFNK; encoded by the coding sequence ATGGAAAGTTTATATTTATTGATCCCGATCTCTCTAGGCTTATTGGTTTTGATTGTTTGGTTTTTAAATTGGTCAATCAAGAGTGGTCAATTTGATGATTTGGATGGTCCTGGCGAGGCTATTCTTATGGATGATGACGCTCCAAATCTAGATAAAGTTAGTGAACACTTCAATAAATAA
- a CDS encoding GIY-YIG nuclease family protein, with translation MTWFVYLLECSDGSYYAGITNRLEHRINAHNSGQGARYTRSRGPVKLLATQEHPDRSAASKAEAQLKRLARSQKLAFFQPDDEL, from the coding sequence TTGACCTGGTTTGTTTACCTCCTCGAGTGCTCTGATGGCAGCTACTATGCTGGGATCACCAATCGTCTCGAACATCGCATCAATGCTCACAACTCAGGGCAAGGCGCACGCTATACCCGATCTCGCGGGCCAGTGAAATTATTAGCAACCCAAGAGCATCCGGATCGATCTGCAGCCTCTAAGGCTGAGGCGCAACTTAAACGTCTTGCTCGGTCTCAAAAATTGGCATTCTTTCAACCCGATGATGAGCTTTAA